Proteins encoded together in one Myxocyprinus asiaticus isolate MX2 ecotype Aquarium Trade chromosome 9, UBuf_Myxa_2, whole genome shotgun sequence window:
- the LOC127446091 gene encoding kelch repeat and BTB domain-containing protein 12, with protein sequence MDLRAKHGLMLLEQLNRMRDAEQLTDVVLVAEGVSFPCHRAVLSAFSPYFRVMFTCGLRECANRQVVLRDMPAQSLALLLEYMYSSNLPLTAANVQGISVAAFLLQMDDVFSRCQIYMIDNMDTSNCLGIYYYARDLGAEELADQAQRYLRQHFTEVCLGEEVLELEAHQLGALLSSDDLNVSREESILDVVLRWVKYCPGGIGSEEENRARHLPELLKKVRLPLVGVDYLKGTLKRNTVLLADAECLEMMEEAVEAASMDSDAPPRRLKLRYGMETTDLLLCIGNDGGGIRSRYGSYSERSFCYAPNTGRTFFITSPRYGDALGYVCAGVVTERNAIIVSGELGARRMARQKERYVEIFMYNKEAQGSWKHLTSAEYRDSYALGSLGENLYLIGGQMKLKNQFLITNSVERWSLQGGPWRSAAPLPMPLAYHSVIRMKGRLYVLGGRTPQSYRTDDEPDRMSNRLLEYDPETNKWSELGPMKYSKYRCSAVTLNGEIYVLGGIGCEGVDRGQSRHCLNVVEIYNPDGDFWRDGPSLPWPLLSLRSNASNAGVVDGKLYVCGYYKGADRHDIITKEILQLDPWENIWSVMAKQALMHDSYDVCLVANLNPRGLLPPPADLVDE encoded by the exons atggatctCAGAGCCAAGCATGGTTTGATGCTGTTGGAGCAGCTAAATCGAATGCGGGACGCTGAGCAGTTAACAGATGTGGTTCTAGTAGCTGAGGGGGTCAGCTTCCCATGTCATCGTGCAGTGCTTTCCGCATTCAGCCCCTACTTCCGCGTAATGTTCACCTGTGGCCTGCGTGAGTGCGCCAACCGTCAGGTGGTTTTAAGAGACATGCCGGCCCAAAGCCTGGCCCTTCTGCTGGAATACATGTACAGCTCCAATCTTCCTCTCACTGCAGCCAATGTGCAGGGGATCTCTGTTGCTGCTTTTTTGCTACAGATGGATGATGTGTTCAGCCGTTGTCAGATCTACATGATTGACAACATGGATACCTCCAACTGCCTGGGCATCTATTATTACGCCCGGGACCTGGGGGCAGAGGAGTTAGCCGACCAGGCTCAACGCTACCTGCGGCAGCACTTTACTGAAGTGTGCCTCGGTGAGGAAGTGCTTGAGTTGGAGGCACACCAGCTAGGAGCGCTGCTGAGCTCAGACGACCTCAATGTTTCACGGGAAGAAAGCATTCTGGACGTGGTGCTGCGTTGGGTGAAGTACTGCCCAGGTGGTATCGGGTCAGAGGAAGAGAACCGTGCAAGACACCTTCCAGAGCTCTTAAAGAAGGTACGTCTTCCACTGGTGGGTGTGGATTATTTGAAGGGGACACTGAAACGGAACACAGTGCTACTAGCTGATGCTGAATGTCTAGAGATGATGGAAGAGGCAGTTGAAGCAGCAAGCATGGATTCAGATGCTCCACCCCGCAGACTGAAGCTGCGCTATGGCATGGAGACCACAGATCTCCTGCTCTGCATTGGTAATGATGGCGGAGGGATACGTTCACGTTATGGAAGCTACTCTGAGCGCAGCTTCTGTTACGCTCCCAACACTGGTAGAACATTTTTCATCACCTCCCCACGATACGGTGATGCGCTTGGATATGTCTGTGCTGGGGTGGTGACTGAGAGGAATGCAATTATTGTGTCAGGAGAGCTAGGAGCTCGAAGGATggcaagacagaaagagagatacGTCGAGATTTTCAT GTACAACAAGGAAGCCCAGGGTAGCTGGAAACACCTGACTTCAGCAGAGTATCGTGATTCTTATGCACTGGGCTCTTTGGGAGAAAATCTGTATCTGATTGGGGGTCAGATGAAGCTGAAGAACCAGTTCCTCATCACCAACAGTGTTGAGCGGTGGTCTCTACAGGGTGGACCTTGGCGCAGTGCTGCCCCTTTGCCCATGCCCCTTGCCTATCATAGTGTCATTAGGATGAAAGGCCGCCTATATGTGCTCGGAGGACGGACACCTCag TCATATCGCACAGATGACGAGCCTGACCGTATGAGTAATCGCCTGCTTGAGTATGACCCAGAAACCAACAAATGGAGTGAACTCGGTCCTATGAAATATTCAAAATACCGCTGCAGTGCAGTCACACTCAATGGGGAAATCTATGTACTGG GTGGAATTGGGTGTGAAGGTGTGGATCGTGGCCAATCACGTCACTGTCTTAATGTGGTGGAGATCTACAACCCTGATGGGGATTTCTGGAGAGATGGCCCTTCTTTACCATGGCCTCTCCTATCACTTCGCAGCAATGCATCAAATGCTGGTGTTGTTGATGGAAAACTTTATGTCTGTGGATACTACAAAGGAGCag ATCGTCATGATATCATCACAAAAGAAATCCTGCAGTTGGACCCCTGGGAAAATATATGGAGTGTGATGGCAAAGCAGGCTTTGATGCACGACAGTTACGATGTGTGCTTGGTGGCAAATCTGAACCCTCGTGGACTCTTGCCACCTCCTGCTGACTTGGTAGAtgaatga